In Gemmatimonadota bacterium, the genomic window TGTCCAGCCCCATGATGGCCAGGAACACGCCGGTGAGCCCGCCTATGGAAAAGAGCCCGATGAAACCCAGGGCGTAGAGCATGGGGGCGTCATAGGACACCGAACCCTTGTAGATGGTCGCCATCCAGTTGAACACCTTGATCGCCGACGGCACCGCTACCAGCATGGTGATAAAGGAAAAGACCATGCCGGCGTAGATCGACTGGCCGCTCACGAAGAGGTGGTGTCCCCAGACGAAGAAGCCCAGGACCGCGATCGAGACGCTGGACATGGCGATGAATTCGTATCCGAAGATCCGCTTCCGGCTGAAGGCGGCGATGACCTCGGAGATGACCCCCATGCCGGGCAGGATCATGATATACACGGCCGGATGGGAGTAGAACCAGAACAGGTGCTGGAACAGGACCGGGTCGCCGCCGAGAGCGGGATCGAAGATGCCGATGTGCAACCCGCGCTCGACCATCATCAGCGCCAGCGTGATGGCGATGACCGGCGTGCCCAGGACCATGATCAGGCTCGTGGCGTACATGCCCCAGACGAAGAGGGGCATCTTGAACCAGGTGATGCCCGGCGCCCGCATTTTATGGATGGTCACCATGAAGTTCAGCCCGGTCAGGATGGAGGAGAATCCGGCGATGAAGGCCGCCATCCCCGCCAGGATCACGTTGCTGTTGGAATAGGTGCTGCTGAAGGGCGTGTAAAAGGTCCACCCGGTATCCACGCCGCCGAGCAGGGTGGTCAGCACGCCGAAAGTCCCGCCGAAGATGAAGAGATACCAGCTCATCAGGTTCAGCTTCGGGAAGGCCACGTCCTTCGCCCCGATCATGAGGGGCATGATGAAGTTCCCGAACACGGCCGGTATAGACGGGATCAGGAAGAAGAAGATCATGACGATGCCGTGCATGGAGAAGGCCACGTTGTACTGGTCCGCTTCCATGAGATCCGCTTCGGGTGTAGCCAGTTCCAGCCGGATCAGGCTGGCGAAGGTGCCCCCGATCAGGAAGAAGAAGGTGATCGAGAACAGATACAGCAGCCCCACGCGCTTGTGGTCCATCGTCAGCAGCCAGGACTTGATCGTATAAGCGGCGTTCAGGAAGTGGTCGCGGGGCATCCGGTGTTCGGCAGCCCCCTGCTGTGCTATCGTGCTCATTGGGCGCCCTCCGTACTCGGTAGTGACTTAATGTAGGAAATCAGATTGAAGATGTTGGTCTCCGTGATCTGACCCTGGTAGGTCGGCATGATGGACGGATAGCCGGATACGAGCCGGACCCGGGGATTGACGATGGATTCCCGGATATAGGCTTCGTCGATCAGGATGCGCTCGCCGCTGGCGAGGACTTCCTCCGTGCCGAATTTACCGTTCAGGGACGGCCCACGGGCCCCGGCCTGGTCGCTGTGGCACGTATCGCAGTTCAGTTGCGAGAAAAGCCGCGCCCCGGCCTCCTCCGGCGTCTCGTCGGACACGCCGCCGCCCAGCCAGTTCTGGTAGTCTTCCGGTTCCATGGCATATACGCTTCCGACCATCATCGAGTGTTCGGTACCGCAGTATTCGGCGCAGAACAGGTGATACTTGCCGGGCTTCGTCGCCTCGAAGGTCAGCGAAGTGTACCGCCCGGGAATCACGTCGTTCTTCACCCGGAACGCCGGGATGAAGAAACTGTGAATGACGTCCTCGGACGCCATG contains:
- the ctaD gene encoding cytochrome c oxidase subunit I, with the protein product MPRDHFLNAAYTIKSWLLTMDHKRVGLLYLFSITFFFLIGGTFASLIRLELATPEADLMEADQYNVAFSMHGIVMIFFFLIPSIPAVFGNFIMPLMIGAKDVAFPKLNLMSWYLFIFGGTFGVLTTLLGGVDTGWTFYTPFSSTYSNSNVILAGMAAFIAGFSSILTGLNFMVTIHKMRAPGITWFKMPLFVWGMYATSLIMVLGTPVIAITLALMMVERGLHIGIFDPALGGDPVLFQHLFWFYSHPAVYIMILPGMGVISEVIAAFSRKRIFGYEFIAMSSVSIAVLGFFVWGHHLFVSGQSIYAGMVFSFITMLVAVPSAIKVFNWMATIYKGSVSYDAPMLYALGFIGLFSIGGLTGVFLAIMGLDIHMHDTYFVVAHFHYVMVGGAVTAFMAALHFWWPKISGRMYPEGWSRLAAFLIFAGFNMTFFPQFIVGYLGMPRRYHVYPEEWQLLNIMSSAGATVLAVAFIVPVIYLLWSLKNGKIAGPNPWRATGLEWILSSPPPEHNFPTTPIVEEEPYDYGEVIENPVHEEEEEHEHA
- the coxB gene encoding cytochrome c oxidase subunit II: MNNQFQLHPEIASTFAFDVDLLYFFVVAVSIFFMALICVLIFLFAMKYRRRTEDQQAESQTHGHLGLEITWSAIPLVLMLIMFAWGVWLFFRVYQIPDGAMEYYVVGKQWMWHVQHPTGQREINEMHVPINTPVKLTMASEDVIHSFFIPAFRVKNDVIPGRYTSLTFEATKPGKYHLFCAEYCGTEHSMMVGSVYAMEPEDYQNWLGGGVSDETPEEAGARLFSQLNCDTCHSDQAGARGPSLNGKFGTEEVLASGERILIDEAYIRESIVNPRVRLVSGYPSIMPTYQGQITETNIFNLISYIKSLPSTEGAQ